TATAATTAATGCAAAAATAATCCTTTTTCGTACTTTTCAAAATATTTCGGACATTATTTATTTATAAATACTTAAGTTTTGTGAAAATGTTGTTTACAGAGCATTGTAAGGTGTCAGAATTGTAAGAAAACTATAATCCTTCAGATTTTATTTTGATTCTTATATAATATTATGTTAACAGTCAATTATCTCTTTATTAATTGCATAAAGCATTAGACTTAAATTTTATAATTGATAATTTAAAATCAACATTATTAATGATTATATTTGCAGAATCAAATTTTGGGGAAACCAACGTTAATAAAAAGTTATTAAAAATAAAAGATGAAATATAAAAGAATCCTTCTGAAACTAAGTGGTGAGGCCTTAATGGGGAACAGACAGTATGGTATTGACAATGAAAGACTGCAGGAATATGCTGCTGAGATCAAGAAAGTAGTTGAGAGAGGCTGTGAAGTAGCGATCGTCATTGGAGGAGGAAACATTTTCCGTGGAGTAGCAGGAGCTGCAAAAGGAATGGACAGAGTGCAGGGTGATTATATGGGAATGCTGGCAACAGTAATCAATGGGATGGCTTTGCAGGGGGCATTGGAAGATGCAGGAATCAAAACAAGATTACAGTCTGCTATCGAAATGGATAAAGTAGCTGAACCTTTCATCAAAAGAAGAGCAGTAAGACACCTTGAAAAAGGCAGAGTAGTGATCTTCGGAGCAGGAACCGGAAATCCTTATTTTACAACAGATACAGCAGCTACTCTGAGAGCAATTGAAATAGGAGCAGATGTTATCTTAAAAGGAACAAGAGTAGACGGAATCTATGACAGTGACCCGGAAAAGAATGCTGATGCAGTAAAATACAACTCATTATCATTCGATGAAGTATTTGAAAAAAACCTTAAAGTAATGGACATGACAGCATTTACTTTAAGTCATGAAAATAAATTGCCTATCATTGTATTCGATATGAATAAGGATGGGAATTTAGTGAAAATTGTAGACGGAGAAAACGTGGGTACTTTAGTTGATTTGTAATCATTTATTACAATAAACAAGGTAAGTATAATCATATTTAAGAGCACCTGTTATAGCGTTATTGCTGTAGCAGGTGCTTTTTAAATA
This genomic window from Chryseobacterium sp. MEBOG06 contains:
- the pyrH gene encoding UMP kinase, encoding MKYKRILLKLSGEALMGNRQYGIDNERLQEYAAEIKKVVERGCEVAIVIGGGNIFRGVAGAAKGMDRVQGDYMGMLATVINGMALQGALEDAGIKTRLQSAIEMDKVAEPFIKRRAVRHLEKGRVVIFGAGTGNPYFTTDTAATLRAIEIGADVILKGTRVDGIYDSDPEKNADAVKYNSLSFDEVFEKNLKVMDMTAFTLSHENKLPIIVFDMNKDGNLVKIVDGENVGTLVDL